A genomic window from bacterium includes:
- a CDS encoding ornithine cyclodeaminase family protein, whose amino-acid sequence MNLLYLSRADVESLNIGLPAIIEVVEEGFRLKGLGQTEMPPKTSLHPHDPTTFLNAMPAYIGGDVKAAAMKWVGGADDNYKQGLPTITGLLIFNDPITMVPLAVMDCAWLTMMRTAAANAVAMKYLAPRHVGVVSVIGCGVQGRANLRVMALQYPSIREARVYDINPDVLARCVAEAPVETGLNIVPVASAEAAVRDADIVVTAGYMPPNPTPYIENEWLKPGAMAAPVDYNVAFQSELCQRVDKLVTDDIGQMNYYRTKGYFEGVPQAWDLGDVVAGTKPGRQTDGERTMSMCMGIGIDDAVTAKLIYETARARGVGTQLPL is encoded by the coding sequence ATGAACCTGCTCTATCTCAGTCGTGCCGATGTCGAGAGCCTCAACATCGGTCTGCCCGCCATCATCGAGGTTGTCGAGGAGGGGTTCCGGCTCAAGGGCCTGGGCCAGACCGAGATGCCGCCCAAGACCTCACTGCACCCGCATGACCCGACGACCTTCCTGAACGCCATGCCCGCGTACATTGGCGGGGACGTGAAGGCCGCGGCGATGAAGTGGGTCGGCGGGGCCGATGACAACTACAAGCAGGGCCTGCCCACCATCACCGGCCTGCTCATCTTCAACGATCCGATCACAATGGTGCCCCTGGCGGTCATGGACTGCGCGTGGCTGACGATGATGCGCACCGCCGCCGCGAACGCCGTGGCGATGAAGTACCTGGCGCCCCGGCACGTCGGAGTCGTGTCGGTCATCGGCTGCGGCGTCCAGGGGCGGGCGAACCTGCGCGTCATGGCGCTGCAGTACCCGTCCATCCGTGAGGCTCGCGTCTACGACATCAACCCCGACGTCCTGGCCCGCTGTGTGGCTGAGGCGCCAGTCGAGACCGGCCTGAACATCGTCCCGGTCGCCAGCGCCGAAGCCGCCGTGCGCGACGCCGACATCGTCGTCACCGCCGGCTACATGCCGCCCAACCCCACGCCGTACATCGAGAACGAGTGGCTCAAGCCGGGTGCCATGGCCGCTCCGGTGGACTACAACGTGGCCTTCCAGAGCGAGCTGTGCCAGCGCGTGGACAAGCTCGTCACCGATGACATCGGCCAGATGAACTACTACCGCACTAAGGGCTACTTCGAGGGCGTGCCTCAGGCGTGGGACCTGGGCGATGTCGTCGCCGGCACGAAGCCCGGCCGGCAGACCGATGGGGAACGCACGATGTCCATGTGCATGGGCATCGGCATTGATGACGCCGTGACCGCCAAGCTGATCTACGAGACGGCCCGGGCCCGAGGGGTCGGGACGCAGCTACCGCTCTAG
- a CDS encoding C45 family peptidase, whose product MPLRTVELAGTPLAMGRQYGEELREEARAMVGTRLELAAQTAAELQPARDLQWCLDVAADAVPALEAYSPPVYQELQGIAEATGLSLPELVIGNGWTDFRDLLKARGASHNCTSIAAGAPLTADGHTLVAQTWDMNHSAAPYLVVVRRRPDDGPRTLSLTTAGCLSLIGMNEDGLAIGNTNLTPTDARPGVFYLALIHEALRQRTLDRAAAAITDACRMSGHYYYLADAADRFVGLETMATRHAVMSLTDGRICHTNHYLDQAQATSGMATTPGASSLSRQERGSELMAGLRWDVTNTSLSQVLSDHRGENCICRHVQEDTPWASLAAVVMEPATRQVWVWAGPPCEGDVQCLEP is encoded by the coding sequence ATGCCACTTCGCACCGTTGAGTTAGCCGGAACGCCCCTCGCCATGGGGCGGCAGTACGGGGAGGAGCTGCGTGAGGAAGCGCGCGCGATGGTCGGGACGCGGCTGGAGTTGGCGGCCCAGACCGCCGCGGAACTGCAGCCGGCGCGCGATCTGCAGTGGTGCCTGGATGTAGCCGCTGACGCCGTGCCGGCGCTGGAGGCGTACTCGCCGCCGGTGTACCAGGAGCTGCAGGGCATCGCGGAGGCGACCGGCCTGTCGCTGCCCGAGTTGGTGATCGGCAACGGCTGGACGGACTTCCGCGATCTCCTGAAGGCCCGGGGGGCCAGCCACAACTGCACCTCGATCGCGGCGGGCGCACCCCTGACCGCCGATGGGCACACGCTGGTGGCACAGACGTGGGACATGAACCATTCGGCTGCGCCCTACCTCGTGGTCGTGCGACGCCGGCCGGACGACGGGCCGCGGACGCTGTCACTGACGACCGCGGGCTGCCTGTCGCTCATCGGCATGAATGAGGACGGCCTCGCCATCGGCAACACGAACCTCACGCCGACTGACGCTAGGCCGGGCGTGTTCTACCTGGCGCTAATCCACGAAGCCCTGCGCCAGCGGACCCTCGACCGCGCTGCGGCGGCCATCACCGACGCTTGCCGCATGTCGGGGCATTACTACTACCTCGCCGACGCCGCAGATCGGTTTGTGGGGCTGGAGACGATGGCCACGCGCCATGCGGTCATGTCGCTGACCGACGGGCGCATCTGCCACACGAACCACTACCTCGACCAAGCGCAAGCCACCAGCGGCATGGCGACCACTCCAGGGGCGAGCAGTCTGTCACGCCAGGAGCGCGGCTCGGAACTGATGGCGGGGCTGCGATGGGATGTCACGAACACATCTTTGTCACAAGTTCTGTCCGACCATCGTGGGGAGAACTGCATCTGCCGCCACGTCCAGGAAGACACGCCCTGGGCCAGCCTGGCGGCCGTGGTCATGGAGCCGGCGACACGTCAAGTGTGGGTCTGGGCCGGTCCGCCGTGTGAAGGAGACGTACAGTGCCTTGAGCCTTAG
- a CDS encoding DUF362 domain-containing protein: protein MSQVSLVTAPSEPLDALVAAVDRALALIGQDHCVRTGDRVLLKPNLHGGQGYTSARTIEALCRWSLDQGAAQVTIGDGAYWGMTDGTEYFEQTGMADVARRTGARLVFFHSGPYRLLQPHHDALPETIGVSEHLYEADAVINVPIPKTHFNALITITLKNLKGCLRPVDKKRFHEMDLHAALAAMNTVIAPLVTVNVLDGTIGYEGMGPGNADPFPWGLLAASTDPVALDATACRLMGIDPVQVRVVRESARLGVGVADEAAIELLGESPEAYRRRFVRPHEALARAFPGLRILSEKACSVCMESLFQGLQSAKEQWCEGKALTVLIGAGPASEADLLIGRCACRGEAGKRAILGCPPPSGEICDAIVNGIRE from the coding sequence ATGTCCCAGGTCAGCCTCGTCACCGCCCCCTCAGAGCCCCTTGACGCCCTCGTTGCCGCCGTGGACCGCGCCCTGGCCCTGATCGGCCAGGACCACTGCGTGCGCACCGGCGACCGCGTGCTGCTCAAGCCCAACCTCCACGGCGGGCAGGGCTACACCTCGGCCCGCACGATCGAGGCCCTGTGCCGCTGGTCCCTGGATCAGGGCGCCGCGCAGGTCACCATCGGCGATGGCGCCTACTGGGGCATGACCGACGGCACGGAGTACTTCGAGCAGACGGGCATGGCCGACGTGGCGCGCCGTACCGGGGCCCGCCTCGTGTTCTTCCACTCCGGGCCGTACCGCCTGCTCCAGCCGCACCACGACGCCCTGCCCGAGACCATCGGCGTGTCCGAGCACCTCTACGAGGCCGACGCCGTCATCAACGTTCCGATCCCCAAGACACACTTCAATGCCCTTATCACCATCACCCTGAAGAATCTCAAGGGTTGCCTGCGTCCGGTGGACAAGAAACGGTTCCACGAGATGGACCTGCACGCCGCCCTCGCGGCGATGAACACCGTGATCGCGCCCCTGGTGACCGTCAACGTGCTGGACGGGACGATCGGCTACGAGGGCATGGGACCGGGCAACGCCGATCCGTTCCCGTGGGGCCTGCTGGCGGCCTCGACCGACCCGGTCGCGTTGGACGCCACGGCCTGCCGGCTGATGGGGATTGACCCCGTGCAAGTCCGGGTCGTCCGCGAGAGTGCCCGCCTGGGCGTCGGCGTGGCCGATGAAGCCGCCATCGAGCTGCTGGGAGAGAGCCCCGAGGCCTATCGCCGACGCTTCGTGCGTCCGCATGAGGCGCTGGCGCGAGCCTTCCCGGGTCTGCGCATCCTCAGCGAGAAAGCCTGCAGCGTCTGCATGGAGAGTCTCTTCCAGGGCCTGCAGAGCGCGAAGGAGCAGTGGTGCGAGGGGAAGGCGCTGACAGTGCTGATCGGGGCCGGCCCGGCCTCCGAGGCGGACCTGCTCATCGGGCGCTGTGCGTGCCGCGGCGAGGCGGGGAAGAGGGCGATTCTGGGGTGTCCGCCGCCATCCGGCGAAATATGTGACGCAATTGTGAACGGCATCCGGGAGTGA